Proteins encoded together in one Planctomyces sp. SH-PL14 window:
- a CDS encoding DNA topoisomerase IB, translated as MPTKPSRRHRTRLQTRVVHRAIVETETFTTVVAQSKESISAARLHYVSDNNPGLSRRRRGTGFQYLSPTRRPVRDKKVLKRIAALVIPPAWTDVWICVDPNGHIQATGLDARHRKQYRYHPRWRQVRDAAKYERMIDFAEALPRIREQVNKDLARQGLPRERVLAAVVRLLETTLIRVGNEEYADSNKSFGLTTLRNRHVDVTGTRIVFEFRGKSGVEHEIDLRDDRLARIVRQCQDLPGQELFGYVDDDDEPRDVRSTDVNEYLKEISGQDFTAKDFRTWAGTVLAAETFAGLERASSETAIKKQVAEAISEVATHLGNTRAVCRKCYIHPAIIEAFTGATLTIRIRRSVRSRVTTKLSSQESAVLRFLKRVRKKAS; from the coding sequence ATGCCCACGAAACCCTCCCGCCGACATCGGACACGCCTCCAAACCCGCGTCGTCCACCGCGCCATCGTTGAAACCGAAACATTCACCACGGTCGTCGCCCAGTCAAAGGAGTCGATCAGCGCGGCACGCCTCCACTACGTCTCCGACAACAACCCCGGCCTCTCCCGCCGCCGCCGCGGAACCGGCTTCCAATATCTTTCTCCCACCCGCCGCCCCGTCCGCGACAAGAAAGTCCTCAAACGGATCGCTGCCCTCGTCATCCCCCCCGCCTGGACCGACGTCTGGATCTGCGTCGATCCCAATGGCCACATCCAGGCCACCGGCCTCGACGCCCGCCACCGCAAGCAGTACCGCTACCACCCCCGCTGGCGACAGGTCCGCGACGCCGCCAAGTACGAACGGATGATCGACTTCGCCGAGGCCCTCCCGCGGATCCGCGAACAGGTCAACAAAGACCTCGCCCGACAGGGCCTCCCCCGCGAGCGGGTCCTGGCCGCCGTCGTCCGCCTTCTGGAGACAACGCTTATCCGCGTCGGGAACGAGGAGTACGCGGACAGCAACAAGTCGTTCGGCCTGACAACGCTCCGCAACCGCCACGTCGACGTCACCGGCACTCGGATCGTCTTCGAGTTCCGCGGTAAAAGCGGCGTCGAGCACGAGATCGACCTGCGGGATGATCGTCTGGCCCGCATCGTCCGCCAGTGCCAGGACCTCCCGGGGCAGGAACTCTTCGGCTACGTCGATGATGACGACGAGCCGCGCGACGTCCGGTCCACGGACGTGAACGAGTACCTCAAGGAAATCAGCGGCCAGGACTTCACGGCCAAGGATTTCCGGACTTGGGCGGGAACGGTCCTCGCGGCCGAGACATTTGCCGGACTCGAGCGAGCGAGTTCCGAGACCGCGATCAAGAAGCAGGTCGCCGAGGCGATCTCCGAGGTGGCGACCCATCTCGGCAACACCCGCGCCGTCTGCCGCAAGTGCTACATCCATCCGGCGATTATCGAGGCCTTCACGGGCGCGACGCTGACAATCCGCATCCGCCGCTCGGTCCGGTCCCGCGTTACGACCAAGCTCTCCTCACAGGAGTCCGCCGTCTTGCGGTTCCTGAAGCGGGTTCGGAAGAAGGCCTCCTGA